From a single Salvelinus namaycush isolate Seneca chromosome 14, SaNama_1.0, whole genome shotgun sequence genomic region:
- the prok1 gene encoding prokineticin-1, with product MGTRVLLLSILMISFNWSRGAVITGACDRDVQCGFGLCCAVSLWLRGLRMCIPRGEEGDECHPFSHKVPYPGKRQHHTCPCLPHLVCTSYTGSTYRCTKDFKNLDF from the exons ATGGGGACCAGGGTCCTGCTTCTCTCCATCTTAATGATTTCTTTCAACTGGTCCAGGGGGGCTGTCATCACTGGG GCGTGTGATCGAGATGTTCAGTGTGGGTTTGGTCTATGCTGTGCTGTCAGTCTGTGGCTTAGGGGACTGCGGATGTGTATACCACgaggggaagagggggatgagtgCCACCCCTTCAGTCACAAG GTGCCCTATCCAGGAAAACGACAGCATCACACCTGTCCATGTCTTCCTCACTTGGTCTGTACCAGCTACACAGGTAGCACATACAGGTGTACCAAAGACTTCAAAAACCTAGACTTTTGA
- the LOC120058781 gene encoding pepsin A-like, producing the protein MMNWAVLLCALVALSECNVKISLIKGKTARETLMEKGIWEETRLKFPYNPMAKFYQTGDEAMTNDADMSYYGVITIGTPPQSFNVIFDTGSSNLWVPSVYCSSQACQNHAKYNPAQSSTFTWANKPVSIQYGTGSMTGQLAYDTVSVGGISVTKQIFGASQTEAPFMAHMVADGILGLAFPNLAASGATPVFDNMMTQGLVSQSLFSVYLSGNSAEGSVVSFGDIESNYYTGQITWIPLSSETYWQINMDSVTINGNTVACNGGCQAIIDTGTSQIVGPTTDINNMNSWVGATTDQYGDATVNCNNIANMPAVTFTLNGNAFTIPASAYTSQSSYGCRTGFGNGGTQQLWILGDVFIRQYYAIFDRQNNNVGLAQIA; encoded by the exons ATGATGAACTGGGCTGTCCTCCTGTGTGCCCTAGTGGCCCTGTCCGAGTGTAATGTGAA GATCTCTCTGATCAAGGGGAAGACTGCCAGAGAGACCCTGATGGAGAAGGGTATATGGGAGGAGACCAGGCTGAAGTTCCCCTACAACCCTATGGCCAAGTTCTACCAGACCGGTGATGAGGCTATGACCAACGACGCTGAT ATGTCCTACTACGGAGTGATAACCATTGGAACCCCTCCCCAGTCCTTCAACGTCATCTTTGACACTGGCTCCTCCAACCTGTGGGTTCCCTCTGTCTACTGCTCCAGCCAGGCCTGCC AGAATCATGCCAAATACAATCCTGCACAGTCCAGCACCTTCACGTGGGCCAACAAGCCTGTTTCCATTCAGTACggaactggcagcatgactgGACAGCTGGCATACGACACTGTTTCG GTGGGCGGTATCTCTGTAACTAAGCAGATCTTTGGTGccagtcagaccgaggctccctTCATGGCCCACATGGTTGCCGACGGTATCCTGGGCCTGGCTTTCCCCAACCTGGCGGCCTCTGGGGCCACACCCGTCTTTGACAACATGATGACCCAGGGCCTGGTGTCCCAGAGCCTCTTCTCTGTCTACCTGAGCGG AAACTCAGCAGAGGGTAGTGTGGTGTCTTTCGGAGACATTGAGTCTAACTACTACACCGGACAGATCACCTGGATCCCCCTGTCCTCCGAGACCTACTGGCAGATCAACATGGACAG CGTTACCATCAATGGCAACACAGTGGCTTGCAATGGTGGATGTCAGGCTATCATAGATACTGGCACCTCCCAGATCGTTGGACCAACCACTGACATCAACAACATGAACAGCTGGGTCGGAGCCACCACTGACCAGTATGGAGAT GCCACCGTGAACTGCAACAACATCGCCAACATGCCCGCGGTGACCTTTACCCTCAACGGAAACGCCTTCACCATCCCTGCCTCCGCCTACACCTCCCAG agctCCTACGGCTGTAGGACTGGTTTTGGTAACGGTGGAACTCAGCAGCTCTGGATCCTTGGAGATGTCTTCATCAGGCAGTACTATGCCATCTTTGACAGGCAGAACAACAATGTCGGTCTGGCCCAGATCGCGTAA